Proteins encoded together in one bacterium window:
- the rplV gene encoding 50S ribosomal protein L22, whose protein sequence is MQGKAISKYIRISPSKLRQVISLIKGKRGDEAENILQMMPKRASYFIHKALGSAFANCRIRSPLLELKDVWIKEVWANNGPMMKRIKYCARGRSGRILKKTSHLTIVLEKI, encoded by the coding sequence ATGCAAGGAAAGGCTATATCAAAATATATTAGAATTTCTCCCTCAAAGCTAAGACAGGTTATTTCCCTTATAAAGGGAAAAAGGGGTGATGAGGCAGAGAATATCTTGCAGATGATGCCAAAGAGGGCATCCTATTTTATCCATAAAGCATTAGGAAGCGCATTTGCAAATTGCAGGATAAGGTCTCCCCTTTTAGAGCTTAAGGATGTCTGGATAAAAGAAGTATGGGCAAATAATGGGCCAATGATGAAGAGGATAAAATATTGTGCAAGGGGAAGGTCGGGCAGGATTCTTAAAAAAACATCCCATCTTACAATTGTCCTTGAAAAAATATGA
- the tmk gene encoding dTMP kinase, whose amino-acid sequence MFIVFEGGEGSGKSSQVSMLKDALKMPCLATKEPYLEWIKEMVFDGKTPKMAALYLFLADRIIHINEVIKPALAEGKIVICDRYSLSTIAYEGYGYGIDIELIKKLNDGCIIPNIVFLLDIEPEKGLKRVKRDNRFEREDISFHKRVREGYLSLAKGDKNIKVLDGEKTKEEIHKIVMEELEFRI is encoded by the coding sequence ATGTTTATAGTGTTTGAGGGAGGGGAAGGATCAGGAAAATCATCCCAGGTAAGCATGCTAAAAGATGCCTTAAAAATGCCTTGTCTTGCTACAAAAGAGCCATATTTAGAATGGATAAAGGAAATGGTCTTTGATGGAAAAACACCAAAAATGGCAGCCCTTTACCTGTTTCTTGCAGATAGAATAATTCATATAAACGAAGTGATTAAGCCTGCTTTAGCTGAAGGGAAAATTGTTATTTGCGATAGATACTCCCTTTCAACGATTGCATATGAAGGGTATGGCTATGGAATAGATATTGAGCTTATTAAAAAATTGAATGATGGATGTATTATCCCGAATATTGTTTTTCTCCTTGATATAGAGCCAGAAAAAGGATTAAAAAGGGTCAAAAGGGATAATAGGTTTGAGAGGGAGGATATATCATTCCATAAAAGGGTAAGGGAGGGCTATCTTTCCTTAGCAAAGGGGGATAAAAACATAAAGGTTCTTGATGGAGAAAAGACAAAAGAGGAAATTCATAAGATTGT